A region from the Achromobacter seleniivolatilans genome encodes:
- a CDS encoding ABC transporter ATP-binding protein, whose translation MNRTQSQRVGQMAGDDKADPPMDAGRHRFVGLIRHSPGLLGLAVATAILSAALSVAPFWLVYRIAQELYAPQPDMDQVWRLAGWTLAALALRWAAMAVSHTLAHHGAFSIQHRLRLAVARKLGRVPLSFFSARGRGGLRRALTDDVNGLEGFLAHMLPDAVAAVVVPLAALAVLFAVDWRMALAAVAPLPAALAAQALLMREATQRAGEWNALQLKIADQVGEYVRGVQVVKSFGLDSRSFSSLAEVIRGAAAWVADYARVSARGWLVYTSLLSSNLLLVAPLGVWLLTQGSLDIPTFFLFLLLAPAVLQPLLRLTFALGEQSQRAQALANINAVLAEPALQDKPDCAAPEGPMDIEFLDAGHRYGDRLALDGVTFCAGAGRLTALVGASGSGKSTLLRLLPRLYDVSAGRVRVGGRDVRDWPLDALLAQISVVFQDVFLFHGTVADNLRLARSDATAAQLESAARAASAHDFIMALPLGYETVIGERGARLSGGERQRLSIARALLKDAPILLLDEATASVDAENEALVQDALSSLCRGRTVLMIAHRLHTVMQADRIVVMEQGRVAGQGSHAELLSGCAAYQALWRDHEAARDWRLDAKGEQA comes from the coding sequence ATGAACCGGACGCAATCACAGCGCGTAGGGCAGATGGCGGGCGACGATAAGGCAGATCCGCCAATGGACGCGGGCCGCCATCGCTTTGTCGGGTTGATCCGGCATTCGCCGGGCCTGCTGGGGTTGGCCGTGGCGACCGCCATCTTGTCGGCGGCGTTGAGCGTGGCGCCGTTCTGGCTCGTCTACCGCATTGCGCAGGAGCTATACGCGCCGCAGCCAGATATGGATCAGGTTTGGCGTCTGGCGGGCTGGACGCTTGCCGCGCTGGCGTTGCGCTGGGCCGCCATGGCGGTCAGCCATACGCTGGCGCACCACGGCGCATTCAGCATCCAGCACCGGTTGCGGCTCGCGGTGGCGCGCAAGCTGGGCCGTGTGCCGCTGTCTTTCTTTTCAGCGCGAGGCCGGGGCGGCCTGCGCCGGGCGCTGACGGACGACGTCAACGGTCTGGAAGGCTTTCTGGCGCACATGCTGCCTGACGCTGTCGCGGCGGTCGTGGTGCCGCTGGCAGCGCTGGCCGTGCTGTTTGCCGTGGACTGGCGCATGGCGCTTGCGGCCGTGGCTCCCTTGCCGGCTGCGCTTGCCGCCCAAGCCTTGTTGATGCGCGAAGCCACGCAGCGGGCTGGCGAATGGAATGCGCTCCAGCTCAAGATTGCGGATCAGGTCGGGGAGTATGTGCGGGGCGTCCAGGTGGTGAAGTCATTTGGCCTGGATTCGCGGTCATTCAGCAGCCTGGCCGAGGTGATCCGGGGCGCTGCGGCATGGGTGGCGGATTACGCCCGGGTCTCGGCGCGCGGTTGGCTGGTTTACACCAGTCTGCTGTCATCCAATCTGTTGCTGGTAGCGCCGCTGGGCGTCTGGCTGCTGACGCAGGGTTCGTTGGATATTCCGACCTTCTTCCTGTTTCTGCTCTTGGCCCCGGCGGTGCTGCAACCTTTGCTGCGCCTGACCTTTGCGTTAGGGGAACAGTCGCAGCGTGCGCAGGCATTGGCCAATATCAATGCCGTGCTGGCCGAGCCGGCGTTACAGGACAAGCCGGACTGCGCGGCGCCAGAGGGGCCCATGGATATCGAATTCCTGGATGCCGGCCATCGCTACGGCGACAGGCTGGCGCTGGATGGCGTGACGTTCTGCGCGGGCGCGGGCCGCTTGACGGCGTTGGTGGGCGCCAGTGGTTCAGGCAAGAGCACGCTGTTGCGGCTGCTGCCGCGCCTGTACGACGTCAGCGCGGGCCGGGTGCGCGTGGGCGGGCGTGACGTGCGGGACTGGCCCTTGGACGCGCTGCTGGCGCAGATCAGCGTTGTGTTCCAGGATGTGTTTCTGTTTCACGGCACCGTTGCCGACAATCTGCGGCTGGCGCGCAGCGATGCGACTGCTGCCCAGCTGGAAAGCGCCGCGCGGGCGGCCAGCGCCCATGACTTCATCATGGCGCTGCCTTTGGGTTACGAGACGGTGATAGGCGAACGCGGTGCGCGTTTATCGGGTGGGGAACGCCAGCGCCTGTCGATTGCGCGAGCCTTGCTGAAAGACGCGCCCATCCTATTGCTGGACGAGGCCACCGCCAGCGTCGATGCCGAGAACGAGGCGCTGGTTCAAGACGCATTGTCCAGCTTGTGCCGCGGCCGCACGGTATTGATGATTGCGCACCGGCTGCATACGGTGATGCAGGCGGACCGGATCGTTGTCATGGAACAGGGCCGGGTTGCGGGTCAGGGCAGTCACGCAGAGCTGTTGTCGGGCTGCGCGGCGTATCAGGCGTTGTGGCGCGACCACGAAGCTGCTCGCGATTGGCGGCTGGACGCCAAGGGAGAACAAGCATGA
- a CDS encoding MFS transporter — MAAQAMHDRRSQFVALGLMYFAQGLPGGLAFNALGVLIRDGGHSVSEVGLTGLAFLPWALKFLWAGPIENWCARRSYAYVIGATQWLAIALCIVLSYFPPSTELYWCVAGAVALNLVCATQDIVTNAYAVARMRGRTAGAANAIQVMAFIGGMLAGGGGLLVVHQHWGWTVAVQLMAALMLLLYLPLLLGKRWRRVPSQTADGQAVAAPAGRIRLRDLREHRDLGWAILIAILFKCSGTAVSTLLSPWLIDHGLSVAQAGALQVSNLVSNAVGGVLIGIPLIRQFGDRRAVLVSMCGATLLMGTAWWLQLAQVSDNRVIFAAFALQSLAEGAMFVTVWTLFMNWASPRRPGTDYTVMQCCESLSNAIAAAAIGGLGQALGYSRAFGLAWAGAGVALVVIALSLRRLNGAAR; from the coding sequence ATGGCGGCGCAAGCAATGCACGACCGCCGCAGTCAGTTTGTGGCCTTGGGGCTGATGTACTTTGCGCAGGGCCTGCCGGGCGGCCTGGCCTTCAACGCGCTGGGTGTGCTGATCCGCGACGGCGGGCACAGCGTGTCGGAAGTGGGGCTGACGGGTCTGGCGTTTTTGCCGTGGGCATTGAAGTTCCTATGGGCCGGGCCTATCGAGAACTGGTGCGCGCGGCGCAGTTATGCCTACGTGATCGGGGCCACGCAGTGGCTCGCCATCGCCCTGTGCATCGTGCTGTCTTACTTTCCGCCATCAACGGAACTGTATTGGTGCGTGGCAGGGGCGGTGGCGCTGAACCTGGTGTGCGCCACGCAAGATATCGTCACCAACGCCTACGCCGTGGCGCGTATGCGGGGCCGCACGGCGGGCGCGGCCAACGCGATCCAGGTAATGGCATTCATCGGTGGCATGCTGGCGGGCGGCGGCGGCTTGTTGGTGGTGCATCAGCATTGGGGCTGGACAGTCGCCGTGCAATTGATGGCCGCTCTGATGCTGCTGTTGTATCTGCCCTTATTGCTGGGAAAACGGTGGCGCCGCGTGCCGTCGCAGACGGCGGACGGGCAAGCGGTGGCGGCCCCGGCCGGACGCATCCGGCTTCGTGATCTGCGCGAGCACCGGGACCTGGGCTGGGCGATTTTGATCGCGATCTTGTTCAAATGTTCGGGCACGGCCGTGTCTACCTTGTTGTCGCCGTGGTTGATCGACCATGGCCTGTCGGTGGCGCAGGCGGGCGCCTTGCAGGTCAGTAATCTGGTGTCCAACGCGGTGGGCGGCGTCCTGATTGGTATTCCGCTGATACGGCAGTTCGGTGACCGCCGGGCGGTGCTGGTGTCGATGTGCGGCGCGACATTGCTGATGGGAACCGCGTGGTGGCTGCAATTGGCGCAAGTCAGCGACAACCGCGTGATCTTTGCTGCGTTTGCATTGCAATCGCTAGCTGAAGGCGCCATGTTCGTGACCGTCTGGACGCTATTCATGAACTGGGCGTCACCGCGCCGGCCGGGTACCGACTACACCGTGATGCAGTGCTGCGAAAGCCTGTCCAACGCCATCGCAGCCGCTGCGATCGGCGGCCTGGGACAAGCATTGGGCTATAGCCGTGCATTCGGACTGGCGTGGGCGGGTGCCGGGGTAGCGCTGGTGGTGATTGCTCTGAGCTTGCGCAGGTTGAACGGAGCGGCCCGATGA
- a CDS encoding TonB-dependent receptor, translating to MPLPTRTSLALSLSLALAAPMSLRAAEPPASGQAAPDADAVKLAPVVVTATKQGTAEQVTPASVTVIDGLAVERDGLDGLFDVAFRSPNVYFTSFTQNTPSITIRGLGFSDDESDSTSTSALIDGVPMTITTLGQLFDLEQIEVLRGPQSTLYGQNSMGGLVALRTRDPGFEFGGNAQLEYATGNRRRETAAMDIPLSDRTAIRIAGGAENADGYIKNDALDRDNTGGWRSRFGRIKFLHVDDAGGQWRLGVHGVNTKGGNDFFTTRNLADDHRSANGDAGQNDLSYTLVTGSYDRAFANGNRLAVNLGASRVDWDYWLPESVFNGPSGFNASTEQYSGEARLSHTPAGDVGLDWMGGIYASKIRRDSPYTFEMPGVFSSVTSARIKGSTAAIFGEMGWRFNPRWRVAGALRVERDERRMDWSSTQSSGPYRSVETLNTKTHDTVLLPRLTVEYRPDEQQFAWATVARGYKASGFNQFATDRASAADAYQPEYGNYAELGYRLQGQDESWSVGAVGFYTKLRDQQVVTIGSGGQSLTTNAGRSHNLGMELTGTWRPVRSVDLTAFVGLVKAVYDDYSTGGVDYAGQQFPNTPRQSYGVTAAWRFAPGWEAGLAVRHQASSNLYPTTTIKNDAYTLLDAQLTYRVDRHWTVGVYGKNLTDRVYYTRALNDLVVAGTGRVVGLRVGLDF from the coding sequence ATGCCTCTTCCTACCCGTACCTCTCTGGCCTTAAGCCTGTCCCTGGCGCTGGCCGCGCCGATGTCCTTGCGTGCCGCCGAACCACCTGCCAGCGGCCAGGCGGCGCCGGATGCCGACGCCGTCAAGCTGGCGCCCGTGGTCGTAACCGCCACCAAACAGGGCACGGCTGAACAGGTGACGCCCGCAAGCGTCACCGTCATCGACGGGTTGGCCGTTGAACGCGACGGGCTGGACGGCCTGTTCGACGTGGCGTTCCGGTCGCCCAATGTGTACTTCACCAGCTTCACGCAGAACACGCCCAGCATCACGATTCGCGGACTGGGATTCTCCGATGACGAATCCGACAGCACCAGCACGAGCGCGCTGATCGACGGCGTGCCCATGACGATCACCACATTGGGGCAGTTGTTCGATCTCGAACAGATTGAAGTGCTGCGCGGTCCGCAAAGCACGCTGTACGGCCAGAACAGCATGGGCGGACTGGTCGCGTTGCGCACCCGTGACCCGGGTTTTGAGTTCGGCGGCAATGCACAGCTGGAATACGCTACCGGCAACCGCCGCCGTGAAACGGCGGCGATGGATATTCCTTTGTCTGACCGCACTGCGATCCGTATCGCGGGCGGCGCGGAAAACGCAGACGGCTATATCAAGAACGACGCGCTGGACCGTGACAACACGGGAGGCTGGCGCAGCCGCTTTGGCCGGATCAAGTTCCTGCATGTGGACGACGCGGGCGGACAATGGCGGCTGGGCGTGCACGGCGTGAACACCAAGGGCGGTAACGACTTCTTCACGACCCGCAATCTGGCCGATGACCATCGTTCTGCCAATGGCGATGCCGGGCAGAATGACTTGTCCTACACGCTGGTGACGGGTTCGTATGACCGGGCGTTCGCCAACGGCAACCGTCTGGCGGTCAACTTGGGGGCAAGCCGCGTCGATTGGGATTACTGGCTGCCGGAATCCGTGTTTAACGGACCCAGCGGCTTTAACGCATCCACCGAGCAGTACAGCGGCGAAGCCCGTCTGTCGCACACACCCGCTGGGGACGTTGGGCTGGACTGGATGGGGGGTATCTACGCATCAAAGATCCGGCGCGATTCGCCCTATACATTCGAGATGCCCGGTGTCTTTAGCAGCGTGACGTCGGCCCGTATCAAGGGATCGACTGCGGCGATATTCGGTGAAATGGGCTGGCGCTTCAACCCCAGGTGGCGAGTGGCGGGAGCCTTGCGCGTAGAGCGCGACGAACGCCGCATGGATTGGAGCAGCACGCAAAGCAGCGGGCCGTATCGCTCAGTCGAGACACTGAACACCAAGACGCACGACACCGTGCTGCTGCCACGCCTGACGGTCGAATACCGCCCCGATGAACAGCAGTTTGCGTGGGCAACGGTGGCCCGAGGCTACAAGGCGTCGGGCTTTAACCAGTTTGCGACAGACCGCGCATCGGCGGCGGACGCTTATCAACCTGAATACGGCAACTACGCCGAGCTGGGCTACCGCTTGCAGGGTCAGGACGAATCCTGGAGCGTCGGCGCGGTCGGGTTCTATACCAAATTGCGCGATCAGCAAGTGGTGACGATCGGCAGTGGCGGACAGAGCCTTACGACCAATGCGGGCCGTTCCCACAATCTGGGGATGGAACTGACGGGCACGTGGCGCCCAGTTCGCTCGGTGGACCTGACGGCCTTTGTCGGTCTGGTCAAAGCCGTGTACGACGACTACAGCACGGGCGGCGTGGATTATGCCGGCCAGCAGTTCCCCAACACGCCGCGCCAAAGCTACGGTGTGACGGCGGCATGGCGCTTTGCGCCGGGTTGGGAAGCGGGGCTGGCCGTGCGCCATCAGGCATCGTCCAACCTGTATCCCACAACGACGATCAAGAACGACGCCTACACCTTGCTGGATGCGCAACTGACGTATCGCGTCGACCGCCACTGGACGGTGGGCGTCTACGGCAAGAACCTGACGGACCGCGTCTACTACACCCGTGCACTGAATGATCTGGTCGTGGCCGGTACCGGCCGCGTGGTGGGGCTGCGTGTGGGCCTGGACTTCTGA
- a CDS encoding helix-turn-helix transcriptional regulator, whose product MGLPLVDLAGHVPDDPHARPELWPTVPQPSAVYQTRHGLTAFASHSRYDQPVHCMICDSDRRLLLSIWPKGGMDVAVDGHKLPLQERHLLCGTLAAEPWHTHMQGEMPHVGLLVSPALLRQIAGDDGDAMACDLERGIGLWIKPGDVRLLHAAQELDHALLGVASSPLLREAKSLEFLIQVLRTRGPARSEGALTPPSTVRRGDQERLSHARDLLLADLAQPPSIADLARQCGMNTFKLKQAFKQHFGLPVHALYQQERMRAAWDLIATDGLSVSQAGVKLGYTNMSHFSSAFKRMHDVLPNQVKRGG is encoded by the coding sequence ATGGGCCTGCCGTTAGTCGACCTTGCCGGGCACGTGCCCGACGATCCCCATGCCCGGCCCGAGCTCTGGCCCACCGTGCCTCAACCCAGCGCGGTCTACCAGACCCGCCACGGTCTCACCGCCTTTGCCAGCCACAGCCGCTACGACCAGCCCGTTCATTGCATGATCTGCGATTCGGACCGGCGGCTGCTGCTGTCAATCTGGCCCAAGGGCGGCATGGATGTCGCCGTGGACGGCCACAAGCTCCCCTTGCAAGAACGCCATTTGCTGTGCGGCACTTTAGCCGCGGAGCCTTGGCATACCCACATGCAAGGCGAGATGCCGCATGTTGGCCTGCTGGTGTCCCCCGCCCTGCTCCGCCAGATCGCCGGCGACGACGGCGACGCCATGGCCTGCGACCTGGAACGCGGCATAGGGCTGTGGATCAAGCCGGGCGACGTGCGCCTGCTGCATGCGGCACAAGAACTGGACCACGCGTTGCTGGGCGTCGCCAGTTCGCCCCTGCTGCGTGAAGCCAAGAGCTTGGAGTTTTTGATTCAGGTGTTGCGCACGCGCGGCCCCGCCCGGTCCGAAGGCGCGCTGACCCCGCCATCTACTGTGCGCCGTGGCGACCAGGAACGCCTGAGTCATGCCCGCGATCTGCTCCTGGCCGATCTGGCGCAACCGCCTTCCATCGCCGATCTGGCTCGCCAATGCGGCATGAACACCTTCAAATTGAAGCAGGCGTTCAAGCAGCACTTCGGCCTGCCCGTACACGCGCTATATCAACAAGAACGCATGCGCGCCGCTTGGGACCTGATTGCCACCGACGGCCTGAGCGTGTCGCAGGCAGGCGTGAAGCTGGGCTACACCAACATGAGCCATTTCTCCAGCGCCTTCAAACGCATGCACGACGTACTGCCAAATCAGGTCAAGCGCGGGGGCTAA
- a CDS encoding bleomycin resistance protein, giving the protein MGKDGMKYPQPTQTSELNQQERNSALSEGRTPTGGFAAMVPELDVTNLDASLAFWCELLGFEIAYARREAGFAYLERGPLQIMLCEINDSWETGPLERPFGRGINFQMQVPSVESITTALANANWPLFRPIEEKRYRVGSGWSLCKEFLVQDPDGYLLRFAADLA; this is encoded by the coding sequence ATGGGAAAAGACGGCATGAAATATCCGCAACCAACGCAGACGTCAGAACTCAACCAACAAGAACGAAATAGCGCGCTCTCCGAAGGCAGAACTCCCACCGGTGGCTTTGCCGCAATGGTGCCCGAGCTGGATGTCACCAATCTGGACGCCAGTCTTGCCTTCTGGTGCGAACTACTTGGGTTCGAGATCGCCTATGCGCGGCGCGAGGCTGGTTTCGCCTATCTTGAGCGCGGCCCGTTGCAGATCATGCTGTGCGAAATCAACGATAGCTGGGAAACCGGCCCGCTTGAACGGCCCTTTGGAAGAGGCATCAATTTCCAGATGCAGGTGCCCAGCGTGGAATCTATAACCACGGCCTTGGCCAACGCGAATTGGCCGCTTTTTCGTCCCATCGAGGAAAAGCGCTACCGAGTGGGATCGGGCTGGTCCTTATGCAAGGAATTCCTGGTGCAAGATCCAGACGGCTATCTGTTGAGATTTGCCGCCGATCTTGCATAG
- a CDS encoding B12-binding domain-containing radical SAM protein has translation MSSLPLRVLSVIPPMTQLNTPYPSTAYLTGFLRSCGVTSFQEDLALALVLRLLSADGLRAVGEKVDALPLKKHTPAIQAFVAMQPRYLATIEPAIAFLQGRDPTLAHRIVSRNFLPEGPRFSTLDVYMDEEGGDPLGWAFGALGLHDRAKHLATLYLNDLADVLRDGVDSRFEFVRYAESLAGSQPTFDPLAQALAAPLNLVDDTLRGLTLEALERHTPTMVLISVPFPGAVYAAFRIAQAIKAQDPSIITVLGGGFVNTELRELKDPRVFDYFDFVTLDAGERPLLALLDHVQGKRSRQRLVRTFLRDADTGAVRYVNMVEPDVAFADVGTPTWDGLPLDRYLSLLDMLNPMHRLWSDGRWNKLTVAHGCYWKKCSFCDVSLDYIGRYEGASATVLADRIETIVRETGQTGFHFVDEAAPPKSLKALATELIDRNAGISWWGNIRFEKTFTPELCELLADSGCIAVSGGLEVASDRLLNLMKKGVSIDQVARVTRAFTDAGVLVHAYLMYGFPTQTVQDTVDALEYVRQLFENDCIQSGFFHRFACTVHSPVGKNPEEYGVTLQPLPDVTFAKNDIGFHDPTGVDHDALGKGLKKAIYNYMHGIGLEEDVRSWFPFKVPRTTVARNRISRALTQRG, from the coding sequence ATGTCCTCCTTGCCTTTACGTGTGCTGTCCGTCATTCCGCCGATGACGCAGCTGAATACTCCTTATCCGTCCACCGCCTACTTGACCGGCTTTTTGCGGTCTTGCGGGGTGACGTCGTTTCAGGAAGATCTGGCACTTGCGCTCGTGCTGCGGCTGCTGTCGGCTGATGGTTTGCGTGCCGTGGGGGAAAAGGTCGACGCGCTGCCGTTAAAGAAACATACGCCTGCCATCCAGGCTTTCGTGGCGATGCAGCCGCGCTATCTGGCCACCATTGAACCGGCAATCGCTTTCCTGCAAGGCCGTGACCCCACGCTGGCGCACCGTATTGTCAGCCGCAATTTCCTGCCCGAAGGGCCGCGCTTCAGTACGCTGGACGTGTACATGGACGAAGAGGGCGGTGATCCGCTGGGTTGGGCGTTTGGCGCGTTGGGGTTGCACGATCGCGCCAAGCATTTGGCGACCCTGTATCTGAATGATCTGGCCGACGTGCTGCGAGACGGCGTAGATTCGCGGTTCGAGTTCGTGCGTTATGCCGAATCGCTGGCTGGCAGCCAGCCTACGTTCGACCCCCTGGCCCAAGCGTTGGCGGCGCCTTTGAACCTGGTGGACGACACGCTGCGCGGCTTGACCCTGGAAGCGCTGGAGCGTCACACGCCCACGATGGTGTTGATTTCGGTGCCGTTTCCGGGCGCCGTTTATGCCGCCTTCCGTATTGCCCAGGCCATCAAAGCGCAAGATCCCAGCATCATCACGGTACTGGGCGGCGGTTTCGTCAACACCGAACTGCGTGAACTGAAAGACCCGCGCGTGTTCGATTATTTTGACTTTGTGACGCTGGATGCGGGCGAGCGGCCCTTGCTGGCGCTGCTGGACCATGTGCAAGGCAAGCGGTCACGCCAGCGTCTGGTGCGCACGTTCCTGCGTGATGCGGACACCGGCGCAGTGCGCTACGTGAACATGGTTGAACCCGACGTGGCATTTGCGGACGTGGGCACGCCGACTTGGGACGGCCTGCCGCTGGACCGCTACCTGTCGCTGCTGGACATGCTGAACCCGATGCACCGTCTATGGAGCGACGGACGCTGGAACAAGCTGACCGTGGCGCATGGCTGCTATTGGAAGAAATGCAGTTTCTGTGACGTCAGCCTGGACTATATCGGCCGCTACGAGGGCGCGTCCGCCACGGTGCTGGCAGACCGGATCGAAACCATTGTGCGCGAGACTGGGCAGACGGGATTTCACTTTGTGGACGAAGCCGCGCCGCCCAAGTCGCTCAAAGCGCTGGCAACCGAGCTGATCGACCGCAATGCGGGCATTTCCTGGTGGGGAAATATCCGCTTCGAAAAGACCTTCACGCCAGAATTGTGCGAACTGCTGGCCGATAGCGGCTGTATCGCGGTGTCTGGCGGGCTGGAAGTCGCGTCGGACCGGCTGCTGAATCTGATGAAAAAGGGCGTGTCGATCGACCAGGTGGCAAGGGTGACGCGCGCCTTCACTGATGCTGGCGTGCTGGTGCATGCGTACCTGATGTACGGCTTTCCCACGCAAACGGTGCAGGACACCGTGGACGCATTGGAGTACGTGCGGCAACTGTTTGAGAACGACTGCATTCAAAGCGGATTTTTCCACCGCTTTGCCTGTACGGTGCATTCACCGGTAGGAAAGAACCCGGAGGAATACGGCGTGACGCTACAGCCTCTGCCTGACGTCACGTTTGCCAAGAACGACATTGGTTTCCATGACCCGACGGGCGTCGATCATGACGCCTTGGGCAAGGGGCTGAAGAAAGCCATCTACAACTACATGCACGGCATCGGCCTGGAAGAAGACGTGCGCAGCTGGTTTCCGTTCAAGGTGCCGCGCACGACCGTGGCGCGCAACCGCATCAGCCGTGCGCTGACGCAACGCGGGTAG
- a CDS encoding class I SAM-dependent methyltransferase, with protein MSISTVATSPAQASGQPDLAALKTRQQGTWASGDYAVVGTTLQIVGEQLCESLDVRAGQKVLDVAAGNGNVSLAAARRCCDVVATDYVPALLGRARERAAAERLTIEFQEADAEALPFKDASFDAVVSTFGVMFTPDQDKAAAELIRVCRPGGKIGLANWTPDSFIGHIFKTIGKHLPPPAGVKSPALWGTPARIEEMFGPHASSIKTEIRHFVFRYRSPEHWLQVFKTYYGPLLKAFGALDPAAQAVLTSDILAQIDRFNRSGDAGVVVPSEYLEIVVTRR; from the coding sequence ATGTCCATATCGACCGTTGCAACCAGTCCTGCGCAGGCAAGCGGCCAGCCAGACCTGGCCGCATTGAAGACACGCCAGCAAGGCACCTGGGCTTCCGGGGACTATGCCGTTGTTGGAACCACGCTGCAAATTGTTGGAGAACAGCTGTGCGAATCGCTTGATGTCCGTGCTGGCCAAAAGGTGCTTGATGTTGCCGCCGGCAACGGCAATGTGTCGCTGGCGGCGGCGCGCCGCTGCTGCGACGTTGTGGCGACCGACTACGTGCCCGCGCTGCTGGGACGGGCTCGGGAACGCGCAGCGGCGGAACGGTTGACGATAGAGTTTCAAGAGGCCGATGCCGAAGCGCTGCCATTCAAGGATGCGAGCTTTGATGCTGTCGTCTCGACGTTCGGCGTGATGTTCACGCCCGACCAGGACAAGGCGGCCGCTGAATTGATCCGCGTGTGCCGCCCAGGCGGCAAGATTGGACTGGCCAATTGGACGCCGGATAGTTTCATCGGCCATATTTTCAAGACGATAGGCAAACACCTGCCGCCGCCCGCTGGCGTCAAGTCGCCCGCTTTGTGGGGCACCCCCGCGCGTATCGAAGAAATGTTCGGGCCGCATGCGTCTTCGATCAAGACCGAAATCCGGCATTTCGTGTTCCGCTACCGTTCGCCCGAGCACTGGCTGCAAGTGTTCAAAACGTACTACGGCCCGCTGCTTAAGGCGTTTGGCGCGCTGGACCCGGCGGCGCAAGCCGTCCTGACCAGCGATATCTTGGCGCAGATTGACCGCTTTAATCGTTCCGGGGATGCCGGAGTGGTCGTGCCCAGTGAGTATCTTGAGATCGTCGTTACCCGCCGGTGA